ATCGGTGGTGGGCTGGCGACGATCTTCGGCGTGCTGCTCGCCGTGGTGCTCTTCCGTCGCAGCGAGCGGGCCGCAGCGGTGGCCGAGGCGACGATCGCGGTCACCGAGCCGAAGCCCTCGCAGAGCGCGGCCTAGGATCGTCCGAGTGAATCCCCGCTACCGCCGCCTGGTGATCCCGTGCGCCCTGGGCGCACTGCTGCTCGTCGTGCTGGTCACCGCGCTCGTGCGGGGCTGACGTGGCCGCCGAGCCCCTGCTGCGAGCGCTGACCCGCGTCCGCGCCACGATCCTGAACGACGAGACGCTCGTCCGGGCGCTGGCCACCGGCCGGCGCCGCGGCCGGCAGCCGGCCTGGCGCCGGGTCGAGCTGCGCTACGTCGACCTCAAGTCCGGTCGGCACCTGCAGGTCACGACGTACGACGACACCCAGGCCCACACCGCCAACCACGCCGTCGGGCCGGCGGCGACCGAGGCGCTCGATGCGCTGCTCGAGGAGCCCTTCGGCAACTGGCACGTCGACACGCTCACCGAGTCGCTGCAGGTGCGGGTGACCAAGAAGGGCGAGGCGCTGGTGCACGCCACCGCCGCCCGGGAGACCCCGGCCGCTCCCGTCCGCGGCCACGACCGCGCGAAGGCGCGGTTGCTGCCGGAGGGCGACCCGGTGCTGCGCGCGCTGGGCATCGCCGACGCCGAGGGACGGATCAAACCGTCGCGGCAGGCGAAGTACCGCCAGGTCGAGGAGTTCCTGCGCGCCCTCGACGTCGCGGTCACCGACGCGCTGGAGTCCGGTCGGCTGCGTCAGCCCACCGCCGAGGAGCCGTTGCGGGTGGTCGACCTCGGGTGCGGCAACGCCTACCTGACCTTCGCCGCGCACCGCCACCTCACCCGGCGGGGACTGCCGGTGCACCTGGTCGGTGTCGACTCCAAGCAGCAGTCCTATGACCACAACACCGCGGTCGCCGACGAGCTCGGCATCGGTGACTCCACCTCGTGGGTCGTCGCCTCGATCGAGGCCGCCGACCTCGACGGGGTGCTGCCGGCCGCACCCGAGGTGGTGCTGGCCCTGCACGCCTGCGACACCGCCACCGACGAGGCGCTCGCCCGCGCGGTCGGCTGGGATGCCTGCCTCGTGCTCGCCGCACCGTGCTGTCACCACGACGTCGCCGCGCAGCTCCGTCGTACGCCGACCCCGGCGCCCTACACCCTGCTCACCCGGCACGGCATCCTGCGCGAGCGGCTGGCCGACACCCTGACCGACACCCTCCGAGCCTCGCTGCTGCGGCTGCAGGGCTACCGGGTCGACGTGATGGAGTTCGTCGAGAGCCAACACACGCCGCGCAACACGCTCATCCGCGCGGTGAGGTCGGGTGCGCAGCCGCGCGACGTTCAGGAGGAGTACGACGCGCTGGTCGCCGCGTGGGGGATCCGGCCGCGGCTCGCGGAGCTCCTGGCCTAACCTCAGCCCATGGACTCCAGCGCCGATGTCGCCCGCTCGCTGGTGCTCTTCGTCGCCGCGGCGATCGCCGAGATCGGCGGCGCCTGGCTGGTGTGGCAGGGGGTGCGGGAGCACCGGGGATGGCTGTGGATCGGCGCCGGCGTGATCGCGCTGGGGATCTACGGCTTCGTCGCGACCCTGCAGCCCGACGCCAACTTCGGGCGGATCCTGGCGGCGTACGGCGGGGTGTTCGTGGCCGGCTCGTTGGCGTGGGGGATGGCGCTCGACGGCTTCCGCCCCGACCGCTGGGACGTCACCGGCGCGCTGATCTGCCTGGTGGGCGTCGCCGTCATCATGTACAGCCCCCGCGGCGCATGACGCGGACGGCGCGGGCGGGCCTGGCCGCCGTCCTGGCGGCGGTCGCACTCGCCCCGGCTGCGGCCGCGACTGCGCAGCCGGCGGCGGAGGAGCGTGCTGCCTTCACCGACGAGCGCATCGACGAGTCGAGCGGGCTGGTCGACCTCGGGGACGTCGTTGTCACGGTCAACGACTCCGGCGACGACGCGATCGTCTACGTCGTCGACCTCACGACCGGTGACACGGTCGGCACCACCGTCTTCGCCGACTCGGTCGTCGACGTCGAGGCGCTCGCGCCGGCCGGGGACGTCGACGGGGAGCCGACCGTGTGGGTGGGCGACATCGGCGACAACGCCGGGCGTCGCCCCGACATCCGGCTCTACCGCGTGCCGGTCGGCCGCGGTGACCGCGAGGTGGCCGCGCCGGCGTACCGCCTGGTCTACCCCGACCGGGCGCAGGACGCCGAGACGTTGCTCGTCCACCCCGACACGGGGCGGGTCCTCATCGTCACCAAGAGCCTCTTCGGCGGCACGGTCTACGTCGCGCCGAAGCAGCTGCGCACCGACCGGCTCAACCGGTTGCGGCCCGTCACGCGGGTCAGCGGGTTCCTCACCGACGGTGCCTTCTGGCCCGACGGGCGCCACGTGGTCCTGCGCGACTACGGCGCGGCCAGCCTGCTGACCTACCCCGGGTTCGAGCGGCTGGGGGAGATCGCGCTGCCGGAGCAGGAGCAGGGTGAGGCGATCTCGGTCGGGGCCGACGGCCGGGTGCTGGTGTCGACGGAGGGGAGGTACTCCGTCATCCACGAGGTGCGGCTGCCGCCCGCGCTGGTGCCCTCGACCGAGCCGGGACTGGAGTCGGTGGCCGAGCCGGAGTCGGTGACCGACGACGAGGAAGCCGAGTCCGCAGCTGCGCCGGAGGTCGACCCCGCCACCGGCCTGCTCGACGGCCCCGCCGTCCCCGTGGCCGTCACCCTGGCCGGCCTGCTCATCGTCGGGCTCGTGCTGCGCCGCCGATCCTGACACTCCCCTACGTGAGCGTCGTCCGCGGTTGCGCGGAGCAACGCTCACGTAGGGGAGTGACGGGGAGGGGCGGGCGTTTCGGCGGGCCCGTGGCGGGGGACCTCCACGCCATGGTCCGGTTGCGCACGGTGTCGGCGAACTCGAAGGGGTGGACGCGCCGGCGTGCGGGCCGGGGGTTCGTCTACCTCGACGCCGACGGCACTCGGCTGCCGCCCGAGGCCGTGGAGCGCATCCGCGCCCTCGTGATCCCGCCCGCGTGGCAGGACGTGTGGATCTGTCCCCACGCCAACGGCCACCTGCAGGCGGTCGGCACCGACGCGGCCGGGCGGCGGCAGTACCTCTACCACCCCGAGTGGCGGGTACGCCGTGACCTGGCGAAGCACGAGCGGGTGGCCAAGGTCGCCCGCCGGCTGCCCGCGGCGCGCGAGGCGATCGCGCTGCACCTGGCGCTGCAGGGGATGCCCCGCGACCGCGCGGCTGCGGCCGCCGTACGCCTGCTGGACCTGGGCTACTTCCGCATCGGCAGCGACTCCTACACCGACTCGTTCGGGTTGACCACGCTGCGCCGCGAGCACGTACGCCGCCGCAACGGCGCGCTCGTCTTCCAGTTCGTCGGCAAGTCCGGCATCGAGCACCGGGTGGAGATCGACGACCTGCCCGCGGTCGAGGCAGTCGAGGTGATGCGCCGCCGGCGCGGGGGAGACGACCGGTTGCTCGCCTACAAGGACGGTCGGCGCTGGGGTCCGCTCGACGGCCCGAGCGTCAACAGCTACCTGCGCGAGATCGTCGGCGACGAGATCACGGCGAAGGACTTCCGGACGTGGCACGCGACCGTGCTGGCCGCCGCGGCGCTGGCCGCCAGCGACGAGCACGGCGAGAGCGCGGCGTCGCGCAAGCGCGCGATCCGTGGGGCGATGGTCGAGGTCGCTGAGTACCTCGGCAACACCCCTACCGTCGCCCGCAACTCCTACGTCGACCCGGCAGTGATCGACCTCTACGAGGACGGCGTCACGATCGAGGCCGCACTGCGCCGGGCGCCGGAGGACCCGGCGCTGCGGCAGGCCGCGCTGGAGCGCGCGACCCTGCGGTTGCTCAAGCAGGCGCCGGAAGCGCTGCGACGACGTGCTCGACGCATCGGGTGAGGGCGACGACGTCCTCGGGGTCGATCGCCGGATACATCGCGATCCGCAGCTGGTTGCGCCCGAGCTTGCGGTAGGGCTCGGTGTCGACGATCCCGTTGGCGCGCAGGACCTTGGCGACCTCGGCGGCGTCGATCGACTCGTCGAGGTCGATGGTGCCGATGACCAGGGAGCGGTCGGCCGGGTCCGTGACGTACGGCGTGGCCCAGTCGGTGCGCTCCGCCCAGCCGTAGAGCGCGTCTGAGCTGCGCGTGGTGCGCTCGACCATGCCGGCCAGTCCGCCGTTGGCGTTCATCCAGTCCAGCTGCTCGGCCATGAGGAAGAGCGTGGCCACCGCGGGGGTGTTGTAGGTCTGGTTCTTGCGCGAGTTGTCGATCGCGGTCGGCAGGTCGAAGAACGCCGGGATCCACCGGTCGCTCGCCGCGATCTGCTCGGCCCGCTCGAGCGCGGCGGGCGACATCAGGGCCAGCCAGATGCCGCCGTCGGAGGCGAAGCACTTCTGCGGGGCGAAGTAGTAGGCGTCGACCTCCCGCACGTCGACCGGCAGACCGCCGGCGCCCGACGTGGCGTCGATCAGCACGAGCGCGTCGTCGCCCGAGCCCGCGACCTGCTCGACCGGCGCCATGACCGCGGTGGAGGTCTCGTTGTGGGCCCAGGCGTAGACGTCGACGCCCTCCTCGGCGACCGGGCTCGGCCGGCTGCCCGGCTCCGAGCTGATCACCGACGGGTCGGCGAGGAACGGCGCCTGCTTCGCGGCGGTGGCGAACTTCGAGGAGAACTCCCCGAAGGTCAGGTGCTGGCTCTTCTCGCGGATCAGGCCGAAGGTCGCGATGTCCCAGAACGCCGTCGCGCCCCCGTTGCCGAGCACGACCTCGTAACCCTCGGGCAGGTCGAACAGCGCCGCGAGACCCTCGCGCACGCGTCCGACGACGTTGCGCACGGGCGCTTGCCGGTGCGAGGTGCCCATGAGGGACTCGCCCGTCGCGGCCAGCGCCTCGAGCGCGGACGTGCGGATCTTGGACGGCCCGGCGCCGAAGCGGCCGTCGGCGGGGAGCAGGTCGGTGGGGATCACGATGTCGTTCGTCATGGCGCGGTTATCGTCTCACCCGCTTCCCAGCCCTGAACGAGAGGAACGCTTGATGGACCTGCGCCCGTCCCGGCTCAGCGACCCGCACGCACTCGAGCTGATCGCGCGCGTCCAGGCCGAGTACGTCGAGCGCTACGGCGGCGAGGACGAGGCGCCGATCCGCTACGACGAGTTCGACGCTCCGGCAGGGGCGTTCTTCATCGGGTACGCCGACCTCGGTGCCGGGCCCGTCCCCGTGGCGATGGGCGGCTGGCGGCGTGCGTCGACCCAAGCGCTCGGCGGGCGCGAGGTCGCCGAGATCAAGCGGATGTTCGTCGACGCCGCGGCCCGACGGCGCGGGTACGCCGCCGCGGTGCTGCGCCACCTGGAGCAGACCGCGGCCGAGGCCGGGATCGACGTGCTGGTGCTGGAGACGGGGCTGCGCCAGCCGGAGGCGATGGCGCTCTACGAGGCCCACGGCTACGTCCCGATCCCGGGCTACGGCTACTACCGCGACGCACCGCTCTCGCGGTGTTACGCGAAGAAGTTGGCGAAGTCCTAGAACACGTTCTCGTCCTGGTGTTGGGTGGGGCCTGTGACCAGCACCTTCTTCGTCCTGCGCTACGACTTCCGTGCCCCCGGCGTCTCCCGCTCCGAGCGGCAGGAGCTCTACGCCCGCGCGCTCGAGCAGGCCCCGTACGTCGAGCAGCACGGCTTCGGCGGCGTGACGCTGTCGGAGCACCACGCCTCCGACGACGGCTACCTGCCCAGCCCGATCCCGGTGGCGTCGGCGGTGGCGGCGGTGACCTCGACCATCCCGATCTCCATCTCGGCCCTGCTGGCGAACCTCTACGACCCGGTCCGGCTGGCGGAGGACATCGTCGTGCTCGACCACCTCAGCGCCGGGCGGGTCAGCTACACCTTCGGTCTCGGCTACCGCCCTGAGGAGTACGCGCACTTCGGTCGCGAGTGGTCCTCCCGCGGCCGCGCCATCGAGCAGCAGCTGACCGTGCTGCTGCAGTTGCTCACCGGCGAGGAGGTGGAGGTCGACGGACGGCGCGTGCGGGTCAGCCCGCCGCCGTACTCCGACCCGCACCCGGTCTTCCTGTACGGCGGAGGCACCCCGGCCGCCGCGCGGCGCGCCGCCCGTCTCGGCATGCACTTCTCCCCCCAGCAGGCCGACCCGGCGCTCAAGCAGCTCTACCGCGACACCTGCGCGGAGCTGGGCCGCAAGCACGGCTTCGTGATGATGCCTCCCGAGGGACCGGCGGCGGTGTTCTGCAGCGAGGACCCCGACCGGTTCTGGGCCGAGCACGGCCGGCACCTGCTCGCCGACGCCCAGGGCTACTCCCGGTGGAGCGGGGCGCACCAGCATCACGTGCGCGATGACTCGGGCACGGTCGCCGAGCTGCGTGCCGCCGGGCGCTACGTCGTCGGCACCCCGGACGAGCTGATCGCCCGGGGCCAGGCCGGCACCCTCCCGCTGGTCACCGCCCACGCTGCCTGTGGCGGGCTCCCTGCCGAGCCCTCGTGGGAGAGCCTGCGGCTGCTCGCAGAGAAGGTGAAGCCCGCGATCGGCTAGCGGTGTCGGCTCAGGACTGCGCCCAGGCGTCGTCCCAGCCCTCGATGTCCTCAGCGGGCCGCGGATCCGGTCCGGTGTAGATCGCGGAGGGCCGGATCAGCCGGCCGGTGCGCTTCTGCTCGAGGATGTGGGCCGACCAGCCGCCGGTGCGGGCGCAGGTGAACATCGAGGTGAACATGTTTGACGGCACCTCGGCGAAGTCCAGGACGATCGCGGCCCAGAACTCGACGTTGGTCTCCAGGACGCGGTCGGGGCGGCGCTCGCGCAGCTCGGCGAGTGCGGCCTGCTCGAGCGCCTCGGCGACCTCGTAGCGCGGGGCGGCGAGCTCGCGCGCCGTACGCCGCAGCACCCGCGCACGCGGGTCCTCGGCGCGGTAGACGCGGTGCCCGAAGCCCATCAATCGCTCACCGTTGTCGAGCAGCTCCTTGACGTAGGCACGGGCGTCGCCGCGCTCCTCGACGTCGCGGATCATCCCGAGCACCCGCGAGGGTGCGCCGCCGTGCAGCGGGCCGCTCATCGCACCGATCGCGCCGGAGAACGCCGCAGCCACATCGGCGCCGGTGGAGGTGATGACCCGGGCGGTGAAAGTGGAGGCGTTCATGCCGTGCTCGGCAGCCGAGCTCCAGTAGGCGTCGATGGCCTTGACGTGGGCGGGGTCGGCCTCGCCCTTCCAACGGATGAGGAACTTCTCCGCCAGCGTCGTGCCCTCGTCGACGATGCGCTGGGGGACCACGGGCTGGTGCAGGCCGCGCGCGGACTGGGCGGCGTACGACAGCACCATCACCGCGACGCGGGCGAGGTCCTCGCGGGCCTGCTCATCGCTGATGTCGTAGGTCTGGCCGAACCCGAACGCCGGGGCCAGCATCGCGATCGCGGCCTGGACGTCGACGCGGACGTCGCCGGTGCGCACGGGGATGTTGTAGGCCTCCGCCGGCGGCAGCCCGGGGGTGTAGGTGCCGTCGATGAGCAGGCCCCAGACGTTCTCGAACGGGACCCGGCCGACGATGTCCTCGATGTCGACACCGCGGTAGCGCAGCGCGGAGCCCTCCTTGTCGGGCTCGGCGATGTGGGTCTCGAACGCCACCACGCCCTCGAGTCCGTGCTGCACTTCGGTCATCGTCACTCCTTCGTCCTGGTTGCTCGGCATTGTGCCCCGACCGGTTGTGCCGCGCATCACCAGGCCTACGCCCCGAGGCGGGGCTAAGTTCGTCGTCATGGCAGGTCCCGCACCCGACCCGACGCTCACCGCCCGCCTGCAGGCCCTCCGTGAGGAGTACGCCGCGGGCGGACTCAGCGAGGACGACCTCGCGCCCGACCCGCTGACGCAGTTCGCCCGCTGGTTCGACGACGCGCTCGCCGCCCGCGAGCTGGGTCTGGTCGAGCCGAACGCGATGGTGCTGTCGACCATCGGGCCGACGGGCGAGCCGGAGTCGCGCACGGTCCTGCTCAAGGGACTCGACGAGCGCGGGTTCGTCTTCTTCACCAACCACCGCTCGGCGAAGGGCAACCAGCTGAGCGCCGACCCGCGGTGCTCGCTGCACTTCGGCTGGTACGCCCTGGAGCGCCAGGTCCGCATCGTCGGCGAGGCCGAGATCATCGACCGCGCGGACACCGGGGCCTACTTCGCCACCCGCCCTCGGGCCTCACAGATCGGGGCGTGGGCGAGCCCGCAGTCCCGGTTGGTCGAGAGCCGGGAGGCGCTGCAGGCGGCGTACGACGAGACCGCGCGCGAGTACGGCGGACTCGACGGCACCGACCCCATCCCGGCGCCGCCGCACTGGGGTGGCTACCGCGTGCTGCCGAGCAGCGTCGAGTTCTGGCAGGGCCGGGTCGGACGCATGCACGACCGTCTGCGCTATCACGACTTCGACGGTGCCTGGGAGGTCGAGCGGCTCGCGCCGTGACCGGCTCAGTACCGGAACGTCGCCAGAGCCTGCTCGTTGAGCTCGCCGAGCGTCCTCAGCACCCCACCGTTGCGGAGGGTGGCGAGGAGTGCGCCGTTGGCCCGCTCGCGTGAGCCGGCGTCGGTGATGTGCTCGTCGTCGCGCGGGAGGAAGAGCGTGTCGACGCGACCCTCCTCGGCGGCGCGCAGGATCTCCGCGAGGTCGAACGACCCCTTGCCCGCATGTGCCAGGGACTTCGCGTCGTCCTGCTCCTCCGCCTCGCGTACGACCTCGTGGGCGTTGACGAGCCGCCAGGCGGCCGACCGCAGGTCGTCGGGCAGCGTGTGCTCGGGGTTGCCGGGGATGACGTCGTCGAAGATCGCAGGGTAGGGACAGGCCTCCGTGAAGATCGGAAGGTACTCCGCCACGGTGGCCAGCACGAGCAGCTGGGAGCGCGCGGTGCCGAGGCGAGTGCCCACCGCCTGTCCCACCGCACGGATGAACTTCTCGAGCAGGATGCGGTCCACGTCGCCGTCGGGTCCCTGGTAGCTCGCGGTGCCGGCCGGCCCCGCTGACCCCGTGCGCACATCGACGACGCGCTCGGGGAGCTCGTCGATGACGTCGTCGAACGAGGCCGGGATGCGCTCGAGCGGCAGTTCCTCGATGACGTTGCGCGTCGAGTCGAAGAGCCGGACGGATCCCTTCGCGAGCGCGAGCACGTAGACCTTGCGGTCACTCGCCAGGACCGGGGCGAGGGGCAACAGGTTGAACCGGTCCCCGACCGTGACCTCCTCCGTGAGCTCCACCGGCACGCGTACGGCCCGGAAGAAGCCGTCGGCCAAGAACACGACGAGGCTTCGGCTCTGCAGCCGCCAGTAGGAGGAGTCAGCGAGCAGCGCCGCGACGGGCGACAGCAGGTCGTCGACCTCATTCTGGCGCCGTCCCTGCTCCAAGAGGCGATCCGTCGCCTCGCGAAGCTGGTTCTTGAGGGTGAGGATGGAAGTCGCGTCGCTCTGCCCGGTCACGTCGGTCGGGACGACGAAGGTGAGCTTCACTCCGTCGGCATCCTGCTGTTGCAGCACCGCAGTGAAGTCGAGTCGGTCGACGGTTCCCTGGTTGTTGCGCGTCATGAAAGTTCACGCTCCTCGCGTTGCTCGTCCGGCAGCGTCCGCGACTCGGTACGTCGTGCGTCGCGCGCTCGGGCCGGTGGGTCCCAACCTACGGGGGAGGGAAAGTGCACGGGACCGCCTGCGCGGTCGAGCGGCTCGCGCCTTTAATCCCTTGTGACGGCCTCCCGGGCGACCTAGATTTGTGGCACACGGGAAAGGAGGTGGTCCGAAGTTGAATTCTTCGAGGACGCGTGAGGTGGCTGCCGGCTAGTTCGGCCCCCGCGCAACACCAGCAGTAGCTGGCCGGGTCCGAACCCGGCCGAATCCACAGCAGTCACCCGACCCGCGGGCGCCCGGGGCACGTCCCCCCGGACGGTGCGACAGCACCACGCCCGCGGGTCGCTGCGTGTCAGGACACTTGTGTCCGTTGCCCTTCACGAGGGAGCCGACACGCAACCGAGACGCAACGAACCCCGCGGCGATGCCGCGGGGTTCGTTGGTGCAACGGGTCGAGCTCAGTCGCTCTTGAAGGCGTCCTTGACCTTCTCGCCGGCCTGCTTCAGGTTGCCCTTCGCCTGGTCGACCTTGCCCTCGGCCTCCATGGACTCATCGTCCGTGGCCTTGCCGTAGGACTCCTTGCCCTTGCCCTTGAGCTCGTCTGCCTTGTTGCTCAGCTTGTCGTCGAGACCCATCACTGCCTCCTCGCATGTCGGGGATGGGGACGGCGATGCGTGATCGCCACCCTCAGCGTGCCCTGGACCGGGCACCGGAAAACGTGACTCGGGCCGCGTCTAGCATGTGAGCGCTCCGCCACACGGTCGGAGCCCGCCGCGTTAGCTCAGTTGGTAGAGCAGTGCTCTTGTAAAGCGAAGGTCGCCGGTTCGAGTCCGGCACGCGGCTCCGATGGTTGCGTGGCTGCTGGTGCGGGCACGCCCCTGACGTGGCATCCTCCGCAGATCCGTCGTACCCCGATCCCGTGCGCTGGGCCGTCGACGATCGCTCGCCGACGCTCTACACGCGGGTCTACCGCGCCTTGATGTGGGCGCGCCGCGACAAGCTGGCCTTCGAGGGAGCCGACCACACGCTGCGCGTGGCCCGCGAGCAGCAGGCGAAAGGTGACGCGCCGCCCACGCGCTGGACCCGCTGGGTCCGCCGCGTCGAGGAGCGCCGGACGGACGACCTGCGGGTCTGGACGGTCGCCCCGCGCCGGAGCACGCCGGTCGCGCGGGTCGTCTACCTGCACGGCGGCGGCTACGTGCATCCCCTGACCGCCGACTACTGGCGCCTCGTGCGGGCTCTGACCTCGGCCCGTGCGCCGGCGCCGGCCGAGGTCGTCGTACCCGCCTATCCGCTCGCGCCGGATGCCACGATCGACGACGTGCTGCCGCAGCTGGTGCGGTTGTACGCCGAGGTCGCGGGTGCGGATCCCCGCGTGCCGCTGCTGCTCATGGGCGACTCCGCCGGGGGAGCGCTGGTCCTCGTTGTGGCCGCCGCCCTGCGCGACGCCGCAGAGGACGGGGACGCCACGACCGTGCCGCGGGCGCCAGTAGGGCTCGTGCTGCTCTCGCCGTGGCTCGACGGCACCCTGGACGAGGATGAGGTCGCCGACCTCGAGGCGAGCGACCCGATGCTGGCCGAGAGCGGGTTGCGTGCCGCTGCGAGCTGGTGGGCGGGCGAGCGCGGTCCCGCGGACCCCCTCGTCAGTCCCGTCAACGGTCGGGTCCTCGACCTCCCCCCGACCGACGTCTTCACCGGTGCCCACGACATCCTGCGTCCGGCGATCGACCGGCTCGCCGACGTGGCACGTCGCGACGGGCTGGCACTGCACGTGCACGAGGTGCCGGCGATGTTCCATGTCTGGATGACCCGCGCGATGCCGGAGGCGCGACGCACCCGAAATGAGCTCGCTGCACTCGTGGCAAGTCGTTGCGCGCCCGAAACACGACCGAAGCACCCGCGGAACCCTGGCGGCGCACAGTGGGACCCGCTCGGCTCGGCGCAGCGTGGCGTGGGAGGGGTCGGGAGACGCGGACGTGGAGGTGCGAGATGTTGTGGAGGGTGCGGACGACGCTGGAGGACCGCCCGGGCGCGCTGGCGCGGCTGGCGCAGAGCTGTGGGGACCACGGGGCCAACATCCTGGCGCTGCAGATCTTCCCCGGGTTGGAGGGCGTGACCGACGAGCTCGTGCTGTCGACGCCCGCGGGCTGGGCCCCGGACTACGTGGCTGCGCTGGTGACCCGCGCCGGCGGACGGGACGTGATCGTGCGTACGGCGCCCGAGCGCGCGCTCGTCGACGAGCCGACGCGCTATCTGCAGGCGGCACGGCAGGTGCAGGAGGGACTCGTGCCCGTCGAGGAGGTGCTCGCGCACCTGCTCGAGGCGACTCCCGTCCACGAGGGCCAGGGGGACGACCCCCACGACGACGGCAGCACGCTGGTGGTCGAGGCCGGCGGCATCGCGGTGCGGCTGCGGCGCGCGGAGGAGTTCACCGCCACCGAGCACGCCCGGGCCGCCGCGCTCGCCGCCGTCGCCGACGCGGCGGAGGCGGTCCGGACGCCGGACCCGGTGCCCGGTGAGGTCGACGCGGCGCGGCTCGTCCTGCGCGCCGCCACGCTCGCCGACCACCCCGCCCTGCAACGGATGCACGCGCGCTGCTCCGCGCGCACCGTCTACCACCGCTACGGCGTACCCCTCTTGCGGCTGACCGACCGACTGGCCCGCCACCTCACGGGTGGCGACGCGGTCCTGGCGGTGGTGGCCGAGCCCGACGGGAGCGAGGAGGTCGTCGGCATCGTCCAGGTCGTCCGTCGTGGCGGCGGCACCACGCCGGAGCTGACCGTCCTGGTCGAGGACGAGTGGCAGCGGCGCGGTGTCGGCACCCGGCTGACGCGTGCCGCGCTGGCCCAGCTCGGGACCGAGGGCTACCGCGAGGTCGTGCTGCGGGGTCAGGTGGACAACCCCGGTCTGGTGCCGCTCGTCACACGGCTCGGCGTACGAGTCCGGGTGCGGGTCGCGGGCGACGACGTCACGGTCCTGCTGGGCATCGCCGGGGAGGTCG
The nucleotide sequence above comes from Nocardioides massiliensis. Encoded proteins:
- a CDS encoding alpha/beta hydrolase fold domain-containing protein; the protein is MASSADPSYPDPVRWAVDDRSPTLYTRVYRALMWARRDKLAFEGADHTLRVAREQQAKGDAPPTRWTRWVRRVEERRTDDLRVWTVAPRRSTPVARVVYLHGGGYVHPLTADYWRLVRALTSARAPAPAEVVVPAYPLAPDATIDDVLPQLVRLYAEVAGADPRVPLLLMGDSAGGALVLVVAAALRDAAEDGDATTVPRAPVGLVLLSPWLDGTLDEDEVADLEASDPMLAESGLRAAASWWAGERGPADPLVSPVNGRVLDLPPTDVFTGAHDILRPAIDRLADVARRDGLALHVHEVPAMFHVWMTRAMPEARRTRNELAALVASRCAPETRPKHPRNPGGAQWDPLGSAQRGVGGVGRRGRGGARCCGGCGRRWRTARARWRGWRRAVGTTGPTSWRCRSSPGWRA
- a CDS encoding GNAT family N-acetyltransferase, coding for MRTTLEDRPGALARLAQSCGDHGANILALQIFPGLEGVTDELVLSTPAGWAPDYVAALVTRAGGRDVIVRTAPERALVDEPTRYLQAARQVQEGLVPVEEVLAHLLEATPVHEGQGDDPHDDGSTLVVEAGGIAVRLRRAEEFTATEHARAAALAAVADAAEAVRTPDPVPGEVDAARLVLRAATLADHPALQRMHARCSARTVYHRYGVPLLRLTDRLARHLTGGDAVLAVVAEPDGSEEVVGIVQVVRRGGGTTPELTVLVEDEWQRRGVGTRLTRAALAQLGTEGYREVVLRGQVDNPGLVPLVTRLGVRVRVRVAGDDVTVLLGIAGEVERLGTPASQDLVRG